One part of the Amaranthus tricolor cultivar Red isolate AtriRed21 chromosome 16, ASM2621246v1, whole genome shotgun sequence genome encodes these proteins:
- the LOC130802416 gene encoding uncharacterized protein LOC130802416, translating to MGFSATFQPHITPACRHHYLKFCSTGVHDRHKILSFVTPVKCCAFHEINSVVGDRKSSINTNGAPEPARVLLERLFSQTQKLEEHMNSSSDFFQNANSGFNLENLESDLEAVLEALRTKEEDVEEAERRVALEHAELKRAREELECREKEVAVACSKQEKLEEELRQANLKLVSQARHIKDLKMRLKDRDQEIATAESSLMLKEEEMERMKRELIRKREEAAKTEAQLIAKSQLLDEANDVVEKQDIELRELRTALRAKQQEIEEMLFTQQLESENLKAAETKLEKQTTEWLLAQEELKKLGADLSKRIGESKETMQDFRRVKRLLSDVRSELVSSQKSLFTSRKKMEEQEMVLEKQMLELEEQKETIVTYMNSLKNAQVEVESERAKLRVAEARNKEFELDLSLKRNLLQDLQEELNNKKRFLQQAIAELSSLREELNTKTSEFEETNKLLEVKEKDLVEAKLEIQHLISEQKSREIILQERDIELRAAKTRLKEVNTVVAELKMILKKKEDQLTVANGMLKEKDDHAEVMQHDLDDARLMAYEAESVVGRIVDLTKELVISSKEDSLDASNELGEFPSPSFGKSAEDFKWQMKQLEDELELTRGNLRGKEMELLAAQRQLVIKHEELEMVLRRLEEKDLEVKELKEERVRNADDLKKLSVLAQESVGLKNLDDLAIEKLQIEAAQLEVEAATSALHKLAEMSRELLNKASLSIDADLEIDVFKQNGFSPKRCADEAKVFVQNGFESDSNMVESNDCLTEIKSEVARLSALTERLVQEAGATGAAT from the exons ATGGGGTTTTCTGCTACATTTCAACCTCATATCACACCTGCTTGTCGTCACCATTATCTTAAG TTCTGCTCTACCGGAGTCCATGATAGGCATAAGATATTATCTTTTGTGACACCAGTAAAGTGCTGTGCTTTTCATGAGATCAATTCAGTCGTGGGAGATAGGAAATCCAGCATCAACACTAATGGGGCACCTGAACCTGCACGGGTTCTCCTTGAGCGGCTCTTTTCACAAACCCAAAAACTGGAAGAACACATGAACAGTAGTTctgatttttttcaaaatgcTAACTCGGGTTTTAACCTTGAAAATTTAGAGTCTGACCTTGAGGCTGTATTAGAAGCCTTGAGGACGAAAGAGGAGGACGTCGAAGAAGCGGAAAGAAGGGTGGCGTTGGAGCATGCTGAACTGAAACGGGCAAGGGAAGAGTTAGAGTGTCGAGAGAAGGAGGTTGCAGTCGCTTGTTCCAAGCAGGAAAAGTTGGAGGAGGAATTAAGGCAAGCTAATTTGAAGTTAGTTTCTCAGGCACGGCACATCAAAGATCTGAAAATGCGACTGAAAGATAGAGATCAGGAGATCGCCACCGCAGAATCGTCGTTGATGTTGAAAGAAGAAGAAATGGAGAGAATGAAGCGCGAATTGATACGGAAGCGCGAAGAAGCTGCCAAGACTGAAGCTCAGTTAATAGCCAAATCTCAGCTCTTAGACGAAGCCAATGACGTCGTGGAAAAGCAAGATATTGAACTTCGAGAACTGCGAACAGCACTACGGGCAAAGCAGCAAGAGATTGAAGAAATGTTATTTACTCAACAGCTTGAATCGGAAAATTTAAAAGCTGCAGAGACGAAGTTGGAGAAGCAGACAACGGAGTGGTTGCTAGCTCAGGAAGAACTCAAAAAACTCGGGGCAGATTTATCGAAACGCATAGGAGAGAGTAAGGAGACTATGCAAGATTTTCGGAGGGTCAAAAGACTTCTTAGTGATGTGAGATCCGAGTTGGTATCATCGCAGAAATCGTTGTTCACGTCAAGAAAGAAAATGGAGGAGCAAGAGATGGTGCTCGAGAAACAAATGCTCGAACTTGAAGAGCAAAAGGAAACTATTGTAACTTACATGAATAGCCTGAAAAATGCCCAAGTAGAAGTGGAAAGTGAAAGAGCAAAGCTTAGAGTTGCGGAGGCTCGGAATAAGGAATTCGAGCTGGACCTGTCGTTGAAGCGGAATCTATTGCAGGATCTACAAGAGGAGTTGAATAACAAAAAACGTTTTTTGCAACAAGCGATTGCCGAACTGTCTTCTCTCCGAGAGGAGCTAAATACGAAGACTAGTGAATTTGAAGAAACGAATAAACTTTTGGAGGTTAAGGAGAAGGATTTGGTGGAAGCAAAACTGGAAATTCAGCACTTAATATCTGAACAAAAGTCCCGCGAGATCATTCTGCAAGAAAGAGATATAGAACTACGCGCTGCTAAAACGAGGTTAAAGGAAGTGAACACGGTGGTAGCAGAATTAAAAATGATCCTAAAGAAGAAAGAAGATCAGCTAACGGTTGCTAATGGCATGCTAAAAGAAAAAGACGATCACGCTGAGGTGATGCAGCACGACCTAGACGATGCAAGACTGATGGCTTATGAAGCTGAATCTGTTGTCGGAAGAATTGTCGATCTCACCAAGGAGTTGGTAATCTCCTCCAAGGAGGACAGTCTCGATGCCTCGAATGAATTGGGTGAGTTCCCATCACCATCGTTTGGGAAATCTGCCGAGGATTTTAAGTGGCAGATGAAACAGCTGGAGGATGAACTTGAGTTAACGAGAGGGAATCTCCGGGGAAAAGAGATGGAGCTTCTGGCGGCACAGCGACAACTCGTAATCAAGCATGAGGAGTTAGAGATGGTTCTTCGGAGATTAGAAGAAAAAGATCTAGAGGTGAAAGAGTTAAAAGAGGAAAGGGTTAGAAATGCTGATGATTTGAAGAAACTCTCCGTTTTGGCGCAAGAAAGTGTTGGACTGAAGAACTTGGACGACTTGGCTATTGAGAAGCTTCAAATTGAAGCTGCTCAGCTTGAGGTCGAAGCTGCGACCAGTGCGTTACATAAACTGGCGGAAATGAGTAGAGAGCTCCTTAATAAGGCTAGCTTGAGTATCGATGCTGATCTTGAAATTGACGTCTTTAAACAAAACGGGTTTAGCCCGAAGCGATGTGCAGATGAAGCAAAGGTCTTCGTCCAAAATGGTTTTGAGTCAGATTCGAATATGGTTGAAAGTAACGATTGCTTAACGGAGATTAAATCTGAAGTTGCTCGTCTTTCAGCTTTAACGGAAAGGTTGGTTCAGGAAGCTGGTGCTACCGGTGCTGCGACTTAG
- the LOC130802479 gene encoding uncharacterized protein LOC130802479, which translates to MVGGLSGRNIHIWNQAAVDNLAWRIHTLQESLWVNTNYSIKEDYEHSLANQHKVRWRHLVWNRISIPKTRFVFWLIARQGLKTKEKLFQLGVVVDHSCPLCGLQPETHRHLFYNCSFSRLCVEAVKSWIGISLKPITHMNFRNRRLSKTKQQVLTSIFTCTFYHIWKCRNKAV; encoded by the exons ATGGTAGGTGGTCTTAGTGGGAGGAACATTCATATTTGGAATCAGGCAGCTGTTGATAACTTAGCTTGGCGTATTCATACTCTACAGGAGTCCTTATGGGTCAA CACAAACTATTCCATCAAGGAGGATTATGAACATAGTTTGGCGAATCAGCATAAGGTTCGTTGGAGACACCTAGTGTGGAATAGGATTTCGATACCCAAGACTAGGTTTGTTTTTTGGTTAATAGCTAGACAAGGACTAAAGACCAAAGAGAAGCTTTTTCAGTTGGGAGTGGTGGTTGATCACTCATGTCCCTTGTGTGGTTTACAACCTGAGACTCATAGACATCTTTTCTATAATTGCTCTTTTAGTCGTTTATGTGTGGAGGCGGTCAAATCATGGATTGGAATCTCCTTGAAGCCAATCACTCACATGAATTTTAGGAATCGTCGTCTATCCAAAACCAAGCAGCAAGTGTTAACATCCATTTTTACTTGCACGTTCTATCATATTTGGAAGTGCAGGAATAAAGCGGTTTGA